From Gallus gallus isolate bGalGal1 chromosome 14, bGalGal1.mat.broiler.GRCg7b, whole genome shotgun sequence, one genomic window encodes:
- the UNKL gene encoding putative E3 ubiquitin-protein ligase UNKL isoform X5 — MAFILSHPFPARCLESPVPGRHAAAFLRPLGNLRLFCEVARYLKEFRTEQCPLFLQHKCTQHRPFTCFHWHFLNQRRRRPIRRRDGTFNYSPDVYCTKYDETTGICPDGDDCPYLHRTTGDTERKYHLRYYKTGTCIHETDARGHCVKNGIHCAFAHGPHDLRPPVYDIRELQAQETLQNGQLGCGEGIPDLQPGNLASQAMIEKILSEDPRWQDTNFVLAGYKTEQCTKPPRLCRQGYACPHYHNSRDRRRNPRTFKYRSTPCPSVKHADEWGEPSRCESGDSCQYCHSRTEQQFHPEIYKSTKCNDMRQTGYCPRGPFCAFAHGEIKPGAHLFSTDSIGITNEWSSSVNATNSLTSNSGQSGNISCSSSPPVTSSSGSSSSLSPLGPLCRQRSLANGVLCSESSTSGVSSPTSSYPKAPGFEREDQAKQRSFSAENQQKKNEPDTKQNHLSVFSVVNPLASSITSSLASSVGSDSSSPTTVSIISTQTLPFYSAGNTVESVIGSALDIHFNGVNVASINRELEDQEGSDLGLASKRLLESSAPVNIPGSLVRSSSLHSSSSLSTSPLNSLSQSLSQSFVSSTMVPHHQQPQPLKSEQNILGTSASSHNSLGLNGVTGSMWDFVSGNFSPSPSPVLSSGTAPSVSSNSSGNELTRVRQELDDAKRKLKQWEESWQQVKQACDAWQKEAQEANERADVASADKQLALQKKEAVENKLKKLKVQLAACLSTSLPYMENYGDIEKISLPKLRSLQSRLHLDLGTIDEV, encoded by the exons ATGGCCTTTATTCTCTCCCATCCTTTCCCTGCCCGATGTCTTGAGTCCCCTGTGCCTGGTAGACATGCTGCAGCTTTCTTGAGACCTCTGGGAAATCTGAGGTTATTCTGTGAAGTCGCCAG gTATCTAAAGGAATTTAGGACAGAGCAGTGCCCTCTATTTTTGCAGCACAAGTGTACCCAGCACAGACCATTTACCTGTTTTCATTGGCATTTCCTAAATCAGCGTCGTCGTAGACCTATACGAAGGCGTGATGGAACTTTTAACTACAGTCCCGATGTTTATTGTACAAAATATGATGAGACTACAGGAATCTGCCCAGATGGAGATGA TTGCCCTTACCTACATCGAACAACAGGagatacagaaaggaaataccATCTCAGATATTACAAGACTGGAACATGCATTCATGAAACAGATGCCCGGGGTCACTGCGTGAAGAATGGGATTCACTGCGCCTTTGCTCATGGGCCGCATGACCTTAGACCTCCAGTATATGACATAAG AGAACTTCAGGCACAGGAAACTTTACAGAATGGGCAGCTAGGATGTGGTGAAGGCATTCCAGATCTGCAACCAGGGAATTTAGCAAGTCAAGCAATGATTGAGAAGATCCTTAGTGAAGATCCAAGATGGCAGG ACACAAATTTTGTACTGGCTGGCTACAAGACAGAGCAATGCACAAAGCCACCCAGACTCTGCCGCCAGGGCTACGCATGTCCGCACTATCACAACAGCCGAGATAGAAGACGGAATCCCAGAACATTCAAATACAG GTCTACTCCTTGCCCCAGTGTAAAACATGCAGATGAATGGGGTGAACCTTCAAGGTGTGAAAGTGGGGATAGCTGTCAATACTGTCATTCTCGTACAGAGCAGCAGTTTCATCCCGAG atATATAAATCTACAAAGTGCAATGATATGCGCCAGACAGGTTACTGCCCTCGCGGCCCATTTTGTGCATTTGCACATGGTGAAA TCAAGCCAGGTGCTCACCTGTTTTCAACAGACAGCATAGGAATCACAAATGAATGGAGCAGCAGTGTTAATGCCACAAACAGCCTTACAAGTAACAGTGGGCAGTCTGGAAAT ATTTCCTGTTCTTCAAGTCCACCTGTAACATCAAGTTCTGGTAGCAGTAGTTCTTTGTCACCCCTTGGACCTCTTTGTAGACAGAGATCATTAGCAAACGGTGTTTTGTGTTCTGAGTCTAGCACTTCAGGTGTTTCTTCACCAACATCCAGCTATCCTAAGGCACCAGGTTTTGAACGAGAAGATCAG gcAAAGCAGCGAAGCTTCTCAGCTGAgaatcagcagaaaaaaaatgaaccagACACCAAGCAG aacCATCTCAGTGTTTTTTCAGTGGTTAACCCACTTGCTTCAAGTATTACTTCTAGTCTGGCCTCCAGTGTTGGATCAGACAGTTCATCTCCTACAACTGTCTCTATTATCAGTACCCAAACTCTCCCATTCTATTCTGCTGGTAACACAGTTGAATCAGTTATAG GTTCAGCTTTAGATATACATTTCAACGGTGTGAATGTTGCCTCCATAAATAGAGAGTTGGAAGATCAAGAAGGCAGTGACCTTGGATTAGCAA GTAAAAGATTACTGGAAAGCTCAGCACCTGTCAATATTCCAGGTTCTCTTGTTCGTTCCTCCTCTTTACATTCATCATCATCCCTTTCAACCTCTCCACTCAATTCTCTTTCACAATCACTTTCTCAGTCTTTTGTTTCATCCACTATGGTCCCTCACCACCAGCAGCCTCAGCCTTTGAAGTCAGAACAGAATATATTAGGCACCTCCGCCTCTTCTCACAACTCTTTAG gtTTAAATGGTGTTACAGGGAGCATGTGGGACTTTGTAAGTGGGAATTTCTctcccagcccatccccagTTCTAAGCAGTGGCACTGCCCCCTCAGTAAGTTCAAACAGCAGTGGGAATGAACTAACTCGAGTTAGACAGGAACTTGATGATGCCAAGAGAAAACTAAAACAATGGGAAGAATCGTGGCAACAAGTGAAACAG GCATGTGATGCATGGCAGAAAGAGGCTCAAGAAGCAAATGAACGTGCTGACGTTGCATCTGCTGACAAACAACTTGCTCTTCAGAAGAAGGAAgcagtggaaaataaattaaaaaagctgAAGGTGCAATTAGCTGCCTGCCTATCTACTTCATTACCTTACATGGAAAACTATGGAGACATAGAAAAAATATCCTTGCCAAAGCTTCGCTCCTTACAAAGCCGGCTGCACTTAGATTTAGGAACAATAGATGAG
- the UNKL gene encoding putative E3 ubiquitin-protein ligase UNKL isoform X8: protein MAFILSHPFPARCLESPVPGRHAAAFLRPLGNLRLFCEVARYLKEFRTEQCPLFLQHKCTQHRPFTCFHWHFLNQRRRRPIRRRDGTFNYSPDVYCTKYDETTGICPDGDDCPYLHRTTGDTERKYHLRYYKTGTCIHETDARGHCVKNGIHCAFAHGPHDLRPPVYDIRELQAQETLQNGQLGCGEGIPDLQPGNLASQAMIEKILSEDPRWQDTNFVLAGYKTEQCTKPPRLCRQGYACPHYHNSRDRRRNPRTFKYRSTPCPSVKHADEWGEPSRCESGDSCQYCHSRTEQQFHPEIYKSTKCNDMRQTGYCPRGPFCAFAHGEIKPGAHLFSTDSIGITNEWSSSVNATNSLTSNSGQSGNISCSSSPPVTSSSGSSSSLSPLGPLCRQRSLANGVLCSESSTSGVSSPTSSYPKAPGFEREDQAKQRSFSAENQQKKNEPDTKQNHLSVFSVVNPLASSITSSLASSVGSDSSSPTTVSIISTQTLPFYSAGNTVESVIGSALDIHFNGVNVASINRELEDQEGSDLGLASLNGVTGSMWDFVSGNFSPSPSPVLSSGTAPSVSSNSSGNELTRVRQELDDAKRKLKQWEESWQQVKQACDAWQKEAQEANERADVASADKQLALQKKEAVENKLKKLKVQLAACLSTSLPYMENYGDIEKISLPKLRSLQSRLHLDLGTIDEVIFQLQSKKCIVCQEGDRSIVLNPCQHYILCDHCAAKQEECPCCKKKSNLW from the exons ATGGCCTTTATTCTCTCCCATCCTTTCCCTGCCCGATGTCTTGAGTCCCCTGTGCCTGGTAGACATGCTGCAGCTTTCTTGAGACCTCTGGGAAATCTGAGGTTATTCTGTGAAGTCGCCAG gTATCTAAAGGAATTTAGGACAGAGCAGTGCCCTCTATTTTTGCAGCACAAGTGTACCCAGCACAGACCATTTACCTGTTTTCATTGGCATTTCCTAAATCAGCGTCGTCGTAGACCTATACGAAGGCGTGATGGAACTTTTAACTACAGTCCCGATGTTTATTGTACAAAATATGATGAGACTACAGGAATCTGCCCAGATGGAGATGA TTGCCCTTACCTACATCGAACAACAGGagatacagaaaggaaataccATCTCAGATATTACAAGACTGGAACATGCATTCATGAAACAGATGCCCGGGGTCACTGCGTGAAGAATGGGATTCACTGCGCCTTTGCTCATGGGCCGCATGACCTTAGACCTCCAGTATATGACATAAG AGAACTTCAGGCACAGGAAACTTTACAGAATGGGCAGCTAGGATGTGGTGAAGGCATTCCAGATCTGCAACCAGGGAATTTAGCAAGTCAAGCAATGATTGAGAAGATCCTTAGTGAAGATCCAAGATGGCAGG ACACAAATTTTGTACTGGCTGGCTACAAGACAGAGCAATGCACAAAGCCACCCAGACTCTGCCGCCAGGGCTACGCATGTCCGCACTATCACAACAGCCGAGATAGAAGACGGAATCCCAGAACATTCAAATACAG GTCTACTCCTTGCCCCAGTGTAAAACATGCAGATGAATGGGGTGAACCTTCAAGGTGTGAAAGTGGGGATAGCTGTCAATACTGTCATTCTCGTACAGAGCAGCAGTTTCATCCCGAG atATATAAATCTACAAAGTGCAATGATATGCGCCAGACAGGTTACTGCCCTCGCGGCCCATTTTGTGCATTTGCACATGGTGAAA TCAAGCCAGGTGCTCACCTGTTTTCAACAGACAGCATAGGAATCACAAATGAATGGAGCAGCAGTGTTAATGCCACAAACAGCCTTACAAGTAACAGTGGGCAGTCTGGAAAT ATTTCCTGTTCTTCAAGTCCACCTGTAACATCAAGTTCTGGTAGCAGTAGTTCTTTGTCACCCCTTGGACCTCTTTGTAGACAGAGATCATTAGCAAACGGTGTTTTGTGTTCTGAGTCTAGCACTTCAGGTGTTTCTTCACCAACATCCAGCTATCCTAAGGCACCAGGTTTTGAACGAGAAGATCAG gcAAAGCAGCGAAGCTTCTCAGCTGAgaatcagcagaaaaaaaatgaaccagACACCAAGCAG aacCATCTCAGTGTTTTTTCAGTGGTTAACCCACTTGCTTCAAGTATTACTTCTAGTCTGGCCTCCAGTGTTGGATCAGACAGTTCATCTCCTACAACTGTCTCTATTATCAGTACCCAAACTCTCCCATTCTATTCTGCTGGTAACACAGTTGAATCAGTTATAG GTTCAGCTTTAGATATACATTTCAACGGTGTGAATGTTGCCTCCATAAATAGAGAGTTGGAAGATCAAGAAGGCAGTGACCTTGGATTAGCAA gtTTAAATGGTGTTACAGGGAGCATGTGGGACTTTGTAAGTGGGAATTTCTctcccagcccatccccagTTCTAAGCAGTGGCACTGCCCCCTCAGTAAGTTCAAACAGCAGTGGGAATGAACTAACTCGAGTTAGACAGGAACTTGATGATGCCAAGAGAAAACTAAAACAATGGGAAGAATCGTGGCAACAAGTGAAACAG GCATGTGATGCATGGCAGAAAGAGGCTCAAGAAGCAAATGAACGTGCTGACGTTGCATCTGCTGACAAACAACTTGCTCTTCAGAAGAAGGAAgcagtggaaaataaattaaaaaagctgAAGGTGCAATTAGCTGCCTGCCTATCTACTTCATTACCTTACATGGAAAACTATGGAGACATAGAAAAAATATCCTTGCCAAAGCTTCGCTCCTTACAAAGCCGGCTGCACTTAGATTTAGGAACAATAGATGAG
- the UNKL gene encoding putative E3 ubiquitin-protein ligase UNKL isoform X11, which produces MELLTTVPMFIVQNMMRLQESAQMEMNTNFVLAGYKTEQCTKPPRLCRQGYACPHYHNSRDRRRNPRTFKYRSTPCPSVKHADEWGEPSRCESGDSCQYCHSRTEQQFHPEIYKSTKCNDMRQTGYCPRGPFCAFAHGEIKPGAHLFSTDSIGITNEWSSSVNATNSLTSNSGQSGNISCSSSPPVTSSSGSSSSLSPLGPLCRQRSLANGVLCSESSTSGVSSPTSSYPKAPGFEREDQAKQRSFSAENQQKKNEPDTKQNHLSVFSVVNPLASSITSSLASSVGSDSSSPTTVSIISTQTLPFYSAGNTVESVIGSALDIHFNGVNVASINRELEDQEGSDLGLASKRLLESSAPVNIPGSLVRSSSLHSSSSLSTSPLNSLSQSLSQSFVSSTMVPHHQQPQPLKSEQNILGTSASSHNSLGLNGVTGSMWDFVSGNFSPSPSPVLSSGTAPSVSSNSSGNELTRVRQELDDAKRKLKQWEESWQQVKQACDAWQKEAQEANERADVASADKQLALQKKEAVENKLKKLKVQLAACLSTSLPYMENYGDIEKISLPKLRSLQSRLHLDLGTIDEVIFQLQSKKCIVCQEGDRSIVLNPCQHYILCDHCAAKQEECPCCKKKSNLW; this is translated from the exons ATGGAACTTTTAACTACAGTCCCGATGTTTATTGTACAAAATATGATGAGACTACAGGAATCTGCCCAGATGGAGATGA ACACAAATTTTGTACTGGCTGGCTACAAGACAGAGCAATGCACAAAGCCACCCAGACTCTGCCGCCAGGGCTACGCATGTCCGCACTATCACAACAGCCGAGATAGAAGACGGAATCCCAGAACATTCAAATACAG GTCTACTCCTTGCCCCAGTGTAAAACATGCAGATGAATGGGGTGAACCTTCAAGGTGTGAAAGTGGGGATAGCTGTCAATACTGTCATTCTCGTACAGAGCAGCAGTTTCATCCCGAG atATATAAATCTACAAAGTGCAATGATATGCGCCAGACAGGTTACTGCCCTCGCGGCCCATTTTGTGCATTTGCACATGGTGAAA TCAAGCCAGGTGCTCACCTGTTTTCAACAGACAGCATAGGAATCACAAATGAATGGAGCAGCAGTGTTAATGCCACAAACAGCCTTACAAGTAACAGTGGGCAGTCTGGAAAT ATTTCCTGTTCTTCAAGTCCACCTGTAACATCAAGTTCTGGTAGCAGTAGTTCTTTGTCACCCCTTGGACCTCTTTGTAGACAGAGATCATTAGCAAACGGTGTTTTGTGTTCTGAGTCTAGCACTTCAGGTGTTTCTTCACCAACATCCAGCTATCCTAAGGCACCAGGTTTTGAACGAGAAGATCAG gcAAAGCAGCGAAGCTTCTCAGCTGAgaatcagcagaaaaaaaatgaaccagACACCAAGCAG aacCATCTCAGTGTTTTTTCAGTGGTTAACCCACTTGCTTCAAGTATTACTTCTAGTCTGGCCTCCAGTGTTGGATCAGACAGTTCATCTCCTACAACTGTCTCTATTATCAGTACCCAAACTCTCCCATTCTATTCTGCTGGTAACACAGTTGAATCAGTTATAG GTTCAGCTTTAGATATACATTTCAACGGTGTGAATGTTGCCTCCATAAATAGAGAGTTGGAAGATCAAGAAGGCAGTGACCTTGGATTAGCAA GTAAAAGATTACTGGAAAGCTCAGCACCTGTCAATATTCCAGGTTCTCTTGTTCGTTCCTCCTCTTTACATTCATCATCATCCCTTTCAACCTCTCCACTCAATTCTCTTTCACAATCACTTTCTCAGTCTTTTGTTTCATCCACTATGGTCCCTCACCACCAGCAGCCTCAGCCTTTGAAGTCAGAACAGAATATATTAGGCACCTCCGCCTCTTCTCACAACTCTTTAG gtTTAAATGGTGTTACAGGGAGCATGTGGGACTTTGTAAGTGGGAATTTCTctcccagcccatccccagTTCTAAGCAGTGGCACTGCCCCCTCAGTAAGTTCAAACAGCAGTGGGAATGAACTAACTCGAGTTAGACAGGAACTTGATGATGCCAAGAGAAAACTAAAACAATGGGAAGAATCGTGGCAACAAGTGAAACAG GCATGTGATGCATGGCAGAAAGAGGCTCAAGAAGCAAATGAACGTGCTGACGTTGCATCTGCTGACAAACAACTTGCTCTTCAGAAGAAGGAAgcagtggaaaataaattaaaaaagctgAAGGTGCAATTAGCTGCCTGCCTATCTACTTCATTACCTTACATGGAAAACTATGGAGACATAGAAAAAATATCCTTGCCAAAGCTTCGCTCCTTACAAAGCCGGCTGCACTTAGATTTAGGAACAATAGATGAG
- the UNKL gene encoding putative E3 ubiquitin-protein ligase UNKL isoform X13, which yields MPSVSKAVSRGGGSGGTPQTEQPTHYTVVVDLYEGVMELLTTVPMFIVQNMMRLQESAQMEMNTNFVLAGYKTEQCTKPPRLCRQGYACPHYHNSRDRRRNPRTFKYRSTPCPSVKHADEWGEPSRCESGDSCQYCHSRTEQQFHPEIYKSTKCNDMRQTGYCPRGPFCAFAHGEIKPGAHLFSTDSIGITNEWSSSVNATNSLTSNSGQSGNISCSSSPPVTSSSGSSSSLSPLGPLCRQRSLANGVLCSESSTSGVSSPTSSYPKAPGFEREDQAKQRSFSAENQQKKNEPDTKQNHLSVFSVVNPLASSITSSLASSVGSDSSSPTTVSIISTQTLPFYSAGNTVESVIGSALDIHFNGVNVASINRELEDQEGSDLGLASKRLLESSAPVNIPGSLVRSSSLHSSSSLSTSPLNSLSQSLSQSFVSSTMVPHHQQPQPLKSEQNILGTSASSHNSLGLNGVTGSMWDFVSGNFSPSPSPVLSSGTAPSVSSNSSGNELTRVRQELDDAKRKLKQWEESWQQVKQACDAWQKEAQEANERADVASADKQLALQKKEAVENKLKKLKVQLAACLSTSLPYMENYGDIEKISLPKLRSLQSRLHLDLGTIDEVIFQLQSKKCIVCQEGDRSIVLNPCQHYILCDHCAAKQEECPCCKKKSNLW from the exons ATGCCGTCCGTTTCGAAAGCGGTGTCGCGGGGCGGAGGGTCTGGCGGGACCCCGCAGACCGAGCAGCCGACGCATTATAC CGTCGTCGTAGACCTATACGAAGGCGTGATGGAACTTTTAACTACAGTCCCGATGTTTATTGTACAAAATATGATGAGACTACAGGAATCTGCCCAGATGGAGATGA ACACAAATTTTGTACTGGCTGGCTACAAGACAGAGCAATGCACAAAGCCACCCAGACTCTGCCGCCAGGGCTACGCATGTCCGCACTATCACAACAGCCGAGATAGAAGACGGAATCCCAGAACATTCAAATACAG GTCTACTCCTTGCCCCAGTGTAAAACATGCAGATGAATGGGGTGAACCTTCAAGGTGTGAAAGTGGGGATAGCTGTCAATACTGTCATTCTCGTACAGAGCAGCAGTTTCATCCCGAG atATATAAATCTACAAAGTGCAATGATATGCGCCAGACAGGTTACTGCCCTCGCGGCCCATTTTGTGCATTTGCACATGGTGAAA TCAAGCCAGGTGCTCACCTGTTTTCAACAGACAGCATAGGAATCACAAATGAATGGAGCAGCAGTGTTAATGCCACAAACAGCCTTACAAGTAACAGTGGGCAGTCTGGAAAT ATTTCCTGTTCTTCAAGTCCACCTGTAACATCAAGTTCTGGTAGCAGTAGTTCTTTGTCACCCCTTGGACCTCTTTGTAGACAGAGATCATTAGCAAACGGTGTTTTGTGTTCTGAGTCTAGCACTTCAGGTGTTTCTTCACCAACATCCAGCTATCCTAAGGCACCAGGTTTTGAACGAGAAGATCAG gcAAAGCAGCGAAGCTTCTCAGCTGAgaatcagcagaaaaaaaatgaaccagACACCAAGCAG aacCATCTCAGTGTTTTTTCAGTGGTTAACCCACTTGCTTCAAGTATTACTTCTAGTCTGGCCTCCAGTGTTGGATCAGACAGTTCATCTCCTACAACTGTCTCTATTATCAGTACCCAAACTCTCCCATTCTATTCTGCTGGTAACACAGTTGAATCAGTTATAG GTTCAGCTTTAGATATACATTTCAACGGTGTGAATGTTGCCTCCATAAATAGAGAGTTGGAAGATCAAGAAGGCAGTGACCTTGGATTAGCAA GTAAAAGATTACTGGAAAGCTCAGCACCTGTCAATATTCCAGGTTCTCTTGTTCGTTCCTCCTCTTTACATTCATCATCATCCCTTTCAACCTCTCCACTCAATTCTCTTTCACAATCACTTTCTCAGTCTTTTGTTTCATCCACTATGGTCCCTCACCACCAGCAGCCTCAGCCTTTGAAGTCAGAACAGAATATATTAGGCACCTCCGCCTCTTCTCACAACTCTTTAG gtTTAAATGGTGTTACAGGGAGCATGTGGGACTTTGTAAGTGGGAATTTCTctcccagcccatccccagTTCTAAGCAGTGGCACTGCCCCCTCAGTAAGTTCAAACAGCAGTGGGAATGAACTAACTCGAGTTAGACAGGAACTTGATGATGCCAAGAGAAAACTAAAACAATGGGAAGAATCGTGGCAACAAGTGAAACAG GCATGTGATGCATGGCAGAAAGAGGCTCAAGAAGCAAATGAACGTGCTGACGTTGCATCTGCTGACAAACAACTTGCTCTTCAGAAGAAGGAAgcagtggaaaataaattaaaaaagctgAAGGTGCAATTAGCTGCCTGCCTATCTACTTCATTACCTTACATGGAAAACTATGGAGACATAGAAAAAATATCCTTGCCAAAGCTTCGCTCCTTACAAAGCCGGCTGCACTTAGATTTAGGAACAATAGATGAG
- the UNKL gene encoding putative E3 ubiquitin-protein ligase UNKL isoform X1 → MAFILSHPFPARCLESPVPGRHAAAFLRPLGNLRLFCEVARYLKEFRTEQCPLFLQHKCTQHRPFTCFHWHFLNQRRRRPIRRRDGTFNYSPDVYCTKYDETTGICPDGDDCPYLHRTTGDTERKYHLRYYKTGTCIHETDARGHCVKNGIHCAFAHGPHDLRPPVYDIRELQAQETLQNGQLGCGEGIPDLQPGNLASQAMIEKILSEDPRWQDTNFVLAGYKTEQCTKPPRLCRQGYACPHYHNSRDRRRNPRTFKYRSTPCPSVKHADEWGEPSRCESGDSCQYCHSRTEQQFHPEIYKSTKCNDMRQTGYCPRGPFCAFAHGEIKPGAHLFSTDSIGITNEWSSSVNATNSLTSNSGQSGNISCSSSPPVTSSSGSSSSLSPLGPLCRQRSLANGVLCSESSTSGVSSPTSSYPKAPGFEREDQAKQRSFSAENQQKKNEPDTKQNHLSVFSVVNPLASSITSSLASSVGSDSSSPTTVSIISTQTLPFYSAGNTVESVIGSALDIHFNGVNVASINRELEDQEGSDLGLASKRLLESSAPVNIPGSLVRSSSLHSSSSLSTSPLNSLSQSLSQSFVSSTMVPHHQQPQPLKSEQNILGTSASSHNSLGLNGVTGSMWDFVSGNFSPSPSPVLSSGTAPSVSSNSSGNELTRVRQELDDAKRKLKQWEESWQQVKQACDAWQKEAQEANERADVASADKQLALQKKEAVENKLKKLKVQLAACLSTSLPYMENYGDIEKISLPKLRSLQSRLHLDLGTIDEVIFQLQSKKCIVCQEGDRSIVLNPCQHYILCDHCAAKQEECPCCKKKSNLW, encoded by the exons ATGGCCTTTATTCTCTCCCATCCTTTCCCTGCCCGATGTCTTGAGTCCCCTGTGCCTGGTAGACATGCTGCAGCTTTCTTGAGACCTCTGGGAAATCTGAGGTTATTCTGTGAAGTCGCCAG gTATCTAAAGGAATTTAGGACAGAGCAGTGCCCTCTATTTTTGCAGCACAAGTGTACCCAGCACAGACCATTTACCTGTTTTCATTGGCATTTCCTAAATCAGCGTCGTCGTAGACCTATACGAAGGCGTGATGGAACTTTTAACTACAGTCCCGATGTTTATTGTACAAAATATGATGAGACTACAGGAATCTGCCCAGATGGAGATGA TTGCCCTTACCTACATCGAACAACAGGagatacagaaaggaaataccATCTCAGATATTACAAGACTGGAACATGCATTCATGAAACAGATGCCCGGGGTCACTGCGTGAAGAATGGGATTCACTGCGCCTTTGCTCATGGGCCGCATGACCTTAGACCTCCAGTATATGACATAAG AGAACTTCAGGCACAGGAAACTTTACAGAATGGGCAGCTAGGATGTGGTGAAGGCATTCCAGATCTGCAACCAGGGAATTTAGCAAGTCAAGCAATGATTGAGAAGATCCTTAGTGAAGATCCAAGATGGCAGG ACACAAATTTTGTACTGGCTGGCTACAAGACAGAGCAATGCACAAAGCCACCCAGACTCTGCCGCCAGGGCTACGCATGTCCGCACTATCACAACAGCCGAGATAGAAGACGGAATCCCAGAACATTCAAATACAG GTCTACTCCTTGCCCCAGTGTAAAACATGCAGATGAATGGGGTGAACCTTCAAGGTGTGAAAGTGGGGATAGCTGTCAATACTGTCATTCTCGTACAGAGCAGCAGTTTCATCCCGAG atATATAAATCTACAAAGTGCAATGATATGCGCCAGACAGGTTACTGCCCTCGCGGCCCATTTTGTGCATTTGCACATGGTGAAA TCAAGCCAGGTGCTCACCTGTTTTCAACAGACAGCATAGGAATCACAAATGAATGGAGCAGCAGTGTTAATGCCACAAACAGCCTTACAAGTAACAGTGGGCAGTCTGGAAAT ATTTCCTGTTCTTCAAGTCCACCTGTAACATCAAGTTCTGGTAGCAGTAGTTCTTTGTCACCCCTTGGACCTCTTTGTAGACAGAGATCATTAGCAAACGGTGTTTTGTGTTCTGAGTCTAGCACTTCAGGTGTTTCTTCACCAACATCCAGCTATCCTAAGGCACCAGGTTTTGAACGAGAAGATCAG gcAAAGCAGCGAAGCTTCTCAGCTGAgaatcagcagaaaaaaaatgaaccagACACCAAGCAG aacCATCTCAGTGTTTTTTCAGTGGTTAACCCACTTGCTTCAAGTATTACTTCTAGTCTGGCCTCCAGTGTTGGATCAGACAGTTCATCTCCTACAACTGTCTCTATTATCAGTACCCAAACTCTCCCATTCTATTCTGCTGGTAACACAGTTGAATCAGTTATAG GTTCAGCTTTAGATATACATTTCAACGGTGTGAATGTTGCCTCCATAAATAGAGAGTTGGAAGATCAAGAAGGCAGTGACCTTGGATTAGCAA GTAAAAGATTACTGGAAAGCTCAGCACCTGTCAATATTCCAGGTTCTCTTGTTCGTTCCTCCTCTTTACATTCATCATCATCCCTTTCAACCTCTCCACTCAATTCTCTTTCACAATCACTTTCTCAGTCTTTTGTTTCATCCACTATGGTCCCTCACCACCAGCAGCCTCAGCCTTTGAAGTCAGAACAGAATATATTAGGCACCTCCGCCTCTTCTCACAACTCTTTAG gtTTAAATGGTGTTACAGGGAGCATGTGGGACTTTGTAAGTGGGAATTTCTctcccagcccatccccagTTCTAAGCAGTGGCACTGCCCCCTCAGTAAGTTCAAACAGCAGTGGGAATGAACTAACTCGAGTTAGACAGGAACTTGATGATGCCAAGAGAAAACTAAAACAATGGGAAGAATCGTGGCAACAAGTGAAACAG GCATGTGATGCATGGCAGAAAGAGGCTCAAGAAGCAAATGAACGTGCTGACGTTGCATCTGCTGACAAACAACTTGCTCTTCAGAAGAAGGAAgcagtggaaaataaattaaaaaagctgAAGGTGCAATTAGCTGCCTGCCTATCTACTTCATTACCTTACATGGAAAACTATGGAGACATAGAAAAAATATCCTTGCCAAAGCTTCGCTCCTTACAAAGCCGGCTGCACTTAGATTTAGGAACAATAGATGAG